The DNA window ATTGATAACAAGATCCAAGAAGTCAAACCTGTTTACTCCCACAACATGCAGCTATTAATTAGACTCACTTATCAAgtgaatcttaaaaaaataaaacattaaagacAACAAACAAATAACGAATACAAAATTTTAATGAGTAAAAAAAGCTTTAGatataaatcttaaattttcagatttattttttaaaaaataataacaataaagtaTATATGTCTTATTAAAAGGTTTACAACACTTTAAATAgattatagattttattttaactagaaaacaaaaataaaaattaaaaaatactaagaaaaaaaacatacattctaaaataaattaataaatccaaaaaacataaaaaaattaacaaaattatcaaaatcaggtataaatgagattttaatatttataaagaaaacaatatccGAAAATTCTTATAAAAGTTCCAACTCAATTTAATgaggtatatttttttaaaattattattctaatttatcatGACTATCACTAGATTACCTTTTAGATTTAGATCTGTCACGCtactctataaatatatttattaaataggtaattttttttgggaGCAGTTGTTCATTTAGCCGTGACAGATTcatatattactttttttttgttgtgtgatTCTCTGAACCAAAAAGAAATGTCAAATAACCATCTAAGTGGTGGCCCGGTgataaaagcttgggaccaaaaggtttgctccctctgtgacctcaggttcgagtcctgtggttgctcatatgatgaccactggaggcttacatggtcgttaacttcagggcccatgagattagtcgaggtacgcgtaagctagcccggacacccacattaaactaaaaaaaaaagtcaaattgaTTAAGCTGATTCCTTTTTCCCAGTTATAAATACACCATCATCCTCTACAATCTCCAAAATCAGAAACACAACCACCAAAATATGGAGATTACTTCCACTTGGGTTTCCTGTGCAGCTCCTCTGCTCGCTACCATAACCCTAATCCTCCTCGGCCGCCTCATCCGCCGAAGAAAACTCAACCTACCACCAGGCCCAAAACCATGGCCTATAATCGGAAACCTCAACCTAATGGGTGAACTCCCTCACCGTTCCCTTGAAGCCCTCTCCAAAAAATATGGATCCCTTATGCAGGTCAAATTCGGGTCACACCCTGTGGTTGTGGGCTCTTCAGTAGAAATGGCCAGAGCCATCCTCAAAACTCATGATCTCAGCTTAGCTGGTCGCCCCAAAACTGCATCCGGTAAATATACTACCTACAATTACCAGAATATTACATGGGCACCATACGGACCGTACTGGCGTCAAGCACGTAAACTGTGTCTCATTGAACTTTTCAGCCCCAAACGTCTAGATCAGTTTGAGTATATACGTGTAGAGGAGAACCTGAAGTTTCTAAACACTCTATTCCAGAAAAGAGGGAAACCTATTACCGTAAGAGATCATTTTTCTGATTTGAGTTTTAGTGTAATTAGTCGTTTAGTGTTAGGAAGAAAATACATGGCCGAATCCGAAGATGAGAAAGACATGTTGTCACTCAAGGAACTCAAAGAAGTGCTTGATGAGATGTTCTTGCTTAATGGAGTGTTGGTTATAGGTGACTTCATTCCGTGGCTTGCTTTCTTGGATCTGCAAGGGTATATTAAGAGAATGAAGGCTGTAGCCAAGAAGATGGATATGTTTATGGAGCATGCGTTAGAGGAGCATCATGCTAGGAGAAAAGGGGTGAAGGACTATGAGCCCAGGGATATGCTAGATATCCTTTTGCAGGTAGCTGATGATCCCAATCTTGAGGTCAAGCTCGACAGAATCGGA is part of the Populus trichocarpa isolate Nisqually-1 chromosome 7, P.trichocarpa_v4.1, whole genome shotgun sequence genome and encodes:
- the LOC7483131 gene encoding trimethyltridecatetraene synthase-like encodes the protein MEITSTWVSCAAPLLATITLILLGRLIRRRKLNLPPGPKPWPIIGNLNLMGELPHRSLEALSKKYGSLMQVKFGSHPVVVGSSVEMARAILKTHDLSLAGRPKTASGKYTTYNYQNITWAPYGPYWRQARKLCLIELFSPKRLDQFEYIRVEENLKFLNTLFQKRGKPITVRDHFSDLSFSVISRLVLGRKYMAESEDEKDMLSLKELKEVLDEMFLLNGVLVIGDFIPWLAFLDLQGYIKRMKAVAKKMDMFMEHALEEHHARRKGVKDYEPRDMLDILLQVADDPNLEVKLDRIGVKAFTQDLINGGTESSAVTTEWALAEIMKKPEIFDKATEELDRVIGRERWVQENDIDNLPFINAIVKETMRLHPVAPLLVPRLAREDIQIAGYDIPKGTRVLVNASAIGRDPSLWDKPKEFCPERFIGKSVDVKGHDFELLPFGAGRRICPGYPLGLKVIQTSVANLLHEFKWKLPNNMTAKDLNMEEILGLSAPRKVPLVAVLEPRLPSELYSL